The window TCCTGGTGATTACATTCACAGGTCAGCCTACAATGTGGATGGCTGTATTCGCCGACATGGGCACCAGCCTGCTGGTGATCGGTAACGGCTTGAGGCTGTTGCGGAAATGATCTGGAAAATACTTTTATTTTTTTTACTTTCAGGGAATGACAAAGTTAAACAGGTATCCTGTTATGATGATCCCGGTCCCTACTACTGACGCGAATATCAGCAGCAGTTTAAGTTTCATCACTCTCTTCAAAATCAGGAATTCTGGAAGCGAAAGGCCGGTTACGGCCATCATGAAAGCCAGCGCAGTGCCCATGCCGACACCTTTTTCAGTCAAGACGCTGACGAGCGGAATCATTCCTGCGGCATTGGAATAAAGAGGAATGCCGATCAGAGTGACGAGCGGCACTGCGAACAGATTATCCCGTCCGGCGTATCTCGCTAAAAATCCGGCTGGAATATACCCGTGCATCAATGCCCCCAGGCCAATGCCGAGAATTACATATGGTCCGACTGTTTTTAGTATCTCTCCCGTATAATCCCTGGCATAATGGATCTTCTGCTTGAAGCTCTGCTTCTCTAATTCAAAGTGGGAAGCACCCTTGATATCGAATTTTTCCACCAGATGCTCCAAATGAAGGCTTCCTATCACCAGGCCTGAGCCGATTGCTATCAGCAGTCCGCTTCCGATATAGAGACAGGCAATTTTCCAGCCGAACAGTCCCCAGAGCATGACTAAGGCAACTTCGTTAATCATCGGCGAAGCCACCAGGAAGGTGAAAGTGGTTCCCATCGGCACTCCAGCCTCTATGAATCCGAGAAACAGCGGTACTGCGCTGCAGGAACAGAAGGGAGTAACGATTCCCAGCAATCCTGCCAAAACACTGCCTTTAATCCTGTTTCCGCTGCCAAGAATCTTTCTGGAACGCTCGGGCGGAAAAAAAGTCCTGATAAAGGAAACCGCAAAAATGATCACTGTCAGAAGCAGAAAAATCTTAATCGTGTCATAAACAAAAAAATTAAATGCTTCCCCGGAAACGGAATTCAGATTGAAGCCTAGTTTTTTATAAACAAGCCAATCCACCATTGTTTTCAACACAATTACCATCCTTTCAGATTTTTCCAGACATCAGAAAGCATTTATGCTATTTTGCCAAACAGCAAAATACTTGTCAAGGAAAATGACTTCCCCGAATTGGTTAGAAAGGTTGGTTTAGGTTCCGCCTATCGGATTGCGATTCAGCTCTGATCTGTTTAGAATAAATTCAAGGTGTTCAGAGGGAGCCAGATAATTAATCATGAATCAAGACAGCAAAAAAATTGACACCCGCGCTTATTATTTTCTGCTCACCTGCTTGGTGCTGTTTCTGGGGCTGACATTTTACCTGTTTTCCCAATTTTCCGCACCGCTTTTTTTCGCATTGCTCCTGTCAATTCTGTTTTATCCCCTGCATAAAAGCATCTGCAAAGTTCTGGATCGAAAGCTGAACAGTAATAACAAAGTGATTTGTGCCGTTTTTGGGTTTTTCCGCAGTAACCGTAAACATATTGCAACTCTGCTGATCCTGTTATTGACTATTTTTCTGGTGTTGATTCCGCTCGTGAGCGTGATCTCAGTATTTATAAACGAGGCCGGTGAACTTTATACTCAGATTCAGGGTGAAATTTCAGAAAAGATTTCTGATCTTCCGACCGTGTCGGAAATCAACTCCAAACAGGTTAAATTGAATAAACTGCTTGGAAACTACATTCCTGGGATGAGCATTAATCTGGAAAAGTCAATCCGCGAATACTTGCTGCCTGCATTGAAAAACATCTCGTCCTATGCAGTCGGGACAGCTAAAAATATTTTTGGCAATGCCCTGCTTTTCTTAGTCAACCTGCTCGTGCTTCTGATCGGAATTTTTTTCTTGCTCAATGACGCCGGTCGGCTTGGTGCGGTATTGATAAAAATATCCCCTCTGAGAACCAGGGATGAAGTGGAGATTTTTTCGATTTTCAGAGGTCTTGCCAAAGGAATTGTTGTAGGCAATACAGTTACAGCACTTGTCCAGGGGCTGCTGCTGGGTCTTGGATTTTATTTTTTTTCCCTGCCCAGACCTGTCTTTTTCGGTGTGATCGGAGGATTTTTATCATTCATTCCATTTTTCGGGACATTCATTGTCTGGGGACCCGGGCTTTGTTATCTGATTTACATGGAATATTATCTTGCCGGAATCCTGTTTCTTCTCTATTGCCTTATAGTGGTCTCAGGAATCGACAATGTCATCAAACCATATTTCATCAGTGATCACCTCAAACTCAACACAGGGTTGATTCTGGTTGCGATTCTCTCGGGAATCAAAATTTTCGGAGTAATGGGAATCTTTTACGGCCCTTTGATCGTAGCCATTTTTCAGAAATTAATAGAGTTTTATCTGGAAGAATTGAAAAAATCCTCTCAGGACAACCTTTAGTGAAACAGGAATAATGGACATTCTTAGATATCCGGGTGTGTTTTTCCGTCAAACCGGATTCTGCAATTCAACTCCGGATCAGCTTTTAATGCTTGGAGTAGGATTACTGCTGATTTATCTGGCAGTAGCCAGGCATTTCGAGCCGCTTCTTCTGCTGCCGATTGGTTTTGGCGCCCTGACCGCCAATATTCCAAACAACTGCCTTACCTATGACGGTTATTTTTACAGATCCGACCTTATAAATTCCACTGCGCTTATCAGCAGGCTGAATGATCAGAACGAACAATTTTCGAGATACTTAAAGCGATATTTTTCGGAAGATTTGCAAAACAAGATAGCTGTTTTCACTGGCGGCGGGACGCCTGATGTGCAACTCGAACTCAACCTGCTGTCTGAGCTTAATAATCTTCTGAACGGCCCTACTCTTTTTGATGAGGATATTTTTAAAGACTATCAGCTTAACCCGGAAACGCTGAAACTGGCTCATACGAATCTTACTGCGGAAAAACAATTCTTACTGAATCGCCTTCTGATCGAGGAAGTTTATCCTGCTGAAATCCATCCAGGTCCGGGAAAATCATTCGGATTATTTTAT of the Candidatus Wallbacteria bacterium genome contains:
- a CDS encoding permease, giving the protein MLKTMVDWLVYKKLGFNLNSVSGEAFNFFVYDTIKIFLLLTVIIFAVSFIRTFFPPERSRKILGSGNRIKGSVLAGLLGIVTPFCSCSAVPLFLGFIEAGVPMGTTFTFLVASPMINEVALVMLWGLFGWKIACLYIGSGLLIAIGSGLVIGSLHLEHLVEKFDIKGASHFELEKQSFKQKIHYARDYTGEILKTVGPYVILGIGLGALMHGYIPAGFLARYAGRDNLFAVPLVTLIGIPLYSNAAGMIPLVSVLTEKGVGMGTALAFMMAVTGLSLPEFLILKRVMKLKLLLIFASVVGTGIIITGYLFNFVIP
- a CDS encoding AI-2E family transporter; this translates as MNQDSKKIDTRAYYFLLTCLVLFLGLTFYLFSQFSAPLFFALLLSILFYPLHKSICKVLDRKLNSNNKVICAVFGFFRSNRKHIATLLILLLTIFLVLIPLVSVISVFINEAGELYTQIQGEISEKISDLPTVSEINSKQVKLNKLLGNYIPGMSINLEKSIREYLLPALKNISSYAVGTAKNIFGNALLFLVNLLVLLIGIFFLLNDAGRLGAVLIKISPLRTRDEVEIFSIFRGLAKGIVVGNTVTALVQGLLLGLGFYFFSLPRPVFFGVIGGFLSFIPFFGTFIVWGPGLCYLIYMEYYLAGILFLLYCLIVVSGIDNVIKPYFISDHLKLNTGLILVAILSGIKIFGVMGIFYGPLIVAIFQKLIEFYLEELKKSSQDNL